A stretch of DNA from Ranitomeya variabilis isolate aRanVar5 chromosome 1, aRanVar5.hap1, whole genome shotgun sequence:
ATAAACAGTTCGTTTAGCAGGACACATATGTCAGTGCAGACTCTCCCAAATAGATAGGCCTCTTCCGTGTATGAGATAGGACCAGATGCCACCAGTCTCGGTACCCAAACAACATGATTCTCTGCAGCTCCCAcaaacagactgctcagctttcctagcttacACATGCAATCTCCACCTGAAGAAAGACCCGGCACGTGTCTTTTTGcctcagctcacattttggctggtcactccccAGCAACACATTCGATTCTGCTCCGTCCAGCAGACTGATAAGATATGAATATGGCCTTAAATATAAGTTGGCCGAGCCGATGAATTATCTTGTATGTATGGAAATGTCCCGACTCTACCCCATTCCCTATATCAGACCTTGAAGGGATGAAGGATCTGGTTCTTTTGACTTCGATATAACGGATCCACTGGCGATAAAATGGCCTATAACCCTTTCCGAGCCCACATTATTATGGTGGAGATGGGAGGAATAGCCAGTTAAAGTGTGGGCAACTGAGGTATAGGCTTGAAGAGGAACCTAATGCTGTAATGGTATTTTATgttgacttttttttaattttattttaatattgtGTGTGATTTTGATACTTCATCCAGATTTGCCTTGTTAGATGTGAGTAACCCCCTAATTGCCTTGCACTGTACCCCAATCACTCATTTTCGGAGACCCTCTTCCACTGATATCACTCACTTCAGAACCTTTGTTGTACTTCCAATCAGTCCTTAGTTTGTGCGAGCGTAACCTAGTCCATGTTGTTGTTTGGCACTAACCCGGAGGACTGTTTTGTCTTCCTCCACAGTCTGGATGTGTCTCCTCAGGTAGAAACCAGCTCCTCTGCTTCTTCCCACTTCTCCCCAATCCTTTTTGCCCACTCTACAGCTGTAGTAGATGCTTCTGCTTTGCCTAGAACTAACCTTCATAGAGCTTCTCCTAATGGTGTCTTTGGGAGCCTGTCTGCTAGCAACCCATTTCTGAACTCTCTACAGATCAACCCTTTTTTTGAGGACTTCCTTTCTGACCAGTTACTAAATACTTCTTCACCTACTCACTTTTTCTCTAGTTTTCCCTCTGGGTCTATTGCTACCTCAGAAGCTGCTGAAAGGGGCTCTTCTCTTGTGGAGGAACACAGTCCATTGACCTGTAATGAAGACCTGAATGTATACTCGAATCAAGGAGAATGCGATAACTTGGAAGTAGCTGGTGGTCGTCCAGAATGGCATCTGACCCAAAGCTTCACATCGGAAGCAGCGGTGGTTTCGGGATGGGAAGAGCAATTTGATGCCCTTGCTTCAAGCCGATTACAGCCTACATCTAGTAATTACCAACATTCAACAGAACCTGAAGACCATAATATCACACATGACTTTGAGAAATATCCATTGTCTTCTCCATTAGGCAAACAGTTGACCGCTGACTTGCTTAGAATTCCTCAAGGGATGGATGAATGGCTTAACCTCCAACCAAATAATGCTAACATATGTTGGCCTGAAATTttgaaaaatgaagcaaaaaagtcCAGTGAACTATCTGCCTTGCCCAAGTTTCCTCTACCATATGTTTCATCTGCTGGGCCTACAGGACTTAAGTCTTTAGGTACTTTATCTACAGACACTTCATCTAAAGATCAGAATTCATTAATTCATGCCCCTCGTAGTGTGGACACGGCAGTACTTGACTCATACGACAGGATGGCAACCATCCAACCACTCCTATTGATGGAGCACAACATGGTGGGCGGAGGAGACGTAACTAGATTGGATTCTCCGATTCAAACAGGGGACTCTCCTACCATGGTTCCCATTGGTGAAAGTGCACTAGAGGTGGTGGAAAGTGGAATTGACATACATAAAACGCAGGTGGCCAAAGAGTCAAAAGAACAAGTCTCAACCAAACCCAATCCCGAAAGGATAAATGTTGATCACAAAGTCGTGCTTAATGAAAAGGTTAAGGAGCTAATTAAAGAGCAGGCCATTAGTACCAATGTAGGGTTTGTGGCACCCCCCAAGCCACCTCGCCTAGTGCTGTCATCTTCTTTTGAAGAGATAGAGACTGAAGATAATTGCAAACAAACAAGTCATCAATTCACCACTGGAAAACaaatggagaacccagaggaacatATGCAAGAGCAAAACATGGGGGTTTACAAACAAATGGTCTCTCCAGTGGCCTGTTGTCCTGTAATTGAGATAGGGAGCCCAGTGTTGGGAGCTTTTACTGAGGACATCCAATCCACCACCAAGGACCTTTTGACTAATTTAAGGGAAGAAAATAATGATTTGGGTGCTCTTAATGGGGAACACCTGTTAGATGCAAATGAAGTAACGACAACAGAGCAGTTCAGGACTTGCCCATCAACCATCTCACTAGACACAGACCTTTTAAGTCCCCATGAAGGCTCTGATAAATTGGAGCTAATTAACCAAAGCCCATCTAAACCATCCAACATTAGATTAGGGGGAGCGAAACTGAATAATGGCGACTTAACCTTTCAAAAACCTTTGCCATTGACAAATAAACCAAAAGTAAGCCGATCTGTATTGTCTAGCCTATCCAAGAAAGGTGACCAGTCTGACATTGTGTTTTGGTCTGCCTTAGAGGAGCAAATACCTTCACGTGTGAGAGAACTGAACACCAGAGCAAATTTGCCAAAACATAAGGGTGCTAGTGATGGAATTGTAAGTAACCCAAATTCTGAAAAAAGACTTGAGTTAGAACAGGGTAAGAAGGAAGGCTTACTAGCCCTACGGAGTATAGAATCTGTTACTTCACTACCTAAGGAGTTACAAGCCCATAGGCTTGAGTCCGATTTCAATGCTTTACAAAATGATAGCCAACATGGTTATTCTATAAGCCAACAGTCTTCCTGGTCAGCAGATATCATTGTAGATTTTAAGAATGAAGACTTCTGGAGAACAGACTCTAACCAGCTAGACCAAAATGGTGTCCAAAGTTTGCCATCACCAGGAAATCCCTTTACTTCAGCTGACGGAACTCAGTTCTTCAGTCATACAAACCCCTTTGTTATTGAACACTCTGGAAGTAGTCGAAGCTCTGGGTCATCGTTACAGGAAGAGACTAGCTTCAAAGACCTTCACGCGCGTACAGCTCTTACAAACTTTCCATCTGCTGTTCCTCCGACTGATGTGAAAGCTCCTTACCTGCATGGCAGCCAACCTCTGGCCTTCTCCACTCCTTCCCTACCAACTGCCCCAAACCCTAAACCATCAAACTTCCCCTCTCCAATCATGCTTCTGACCACCTCTGGTGCCACTACAACAACAAATACCCACACAGCAACTCTGTCGGGCTTGCACTCTTCCGTGGCCGGTAGTGTGACAACGGCTGACACTCGGTTTCTGCCTCTGGAGACACAGACAGCTGACAATCCACTTGTGCCACTAAAGACCAGGTGAGCGATCTGGAAACTTGTATTGTGGTGCGTGTGATACAGATGTGGAATGTGTGGAGAGCATGCAAAGTCAGGGGTCACTGGACCAGTGTAAATCTTCTCTTTCC
This window harbors:
- the RAB11FIP5 gene encoding rab11 family-interacting protein 5 isoform X3; this encodes MSLRPEPDLGWYPTHVQVTILQAKGLRAKGKHGTSDAYTLIQVGREKYSTSVAEKTPGSPEWKEECSFELCPGALERGENCDLQLIVMHRALIGMDQFLGQVTIPLQNVYQEGRSQRNQWYKLHSKPGKREKERGELQVSIQFTRNSLTASMFDLSIKDKPKTPFGKLKDKLKVKKLSQMESSSAIVPSNIGRLDSDDEDEKKPKSKAAAFFKGRLRKSSLTRSNTSLGSDSTISSTSGTIPTTAGISIVLPDVVKKPVSRNSSVSTEPTDKDHEASPRMTHKRAFSDEVGQLKLFPEPKAVQNLKPKGSPISKSSVCINGSHVYTEVPAPKPVPLEKSSPGSKSFHNIVRKAEDVTDVIRGPSQPSEKLETKLLGPSAEGQNTSLKQTPQPKPTNNPVRVENKPVQITTPMVFTEDVSKKKSAEVKAKDEKPKIGLYQGTEKNNPANQSLSEPKPPVPAISEERAKVGAWFGAKDEKEAQHKPSFPSGSIATSEAAERGSSLVEEHSPLTCNEDLNVYSNQGECDNLEVAGGRPEWHLTQSFTSEAAVVSGWEEQFDALASSRLQPTSSNYQHSTEPEDHNITHDFEKYPLSSPLGKQLTADLLRIPQGMDEWLNLQPNNANICWPEILKNEAKKSSELSALPKFPLPYVSSAGPTGLKSLGTLSTDTSSKDQNSLIHAPRSVDTAVLDSYDRMATIQPLLLMEHNMVGGGDVTRLDSPIQTGDSPTMVPIGESALEVVESGIDIHKTQVAKESKEQVSTKPNPERINVDHKVVLNEKVKELIKEQAISTNVGFVAPPKPPRLVLSSSFEEIETEDNCKQTSHQFTTGKQMENPEEHMQEQNMGVYKQMVSPVACCPVIEIGSPVLGAFTEDIQSTTKDLLTNLREENNDLGALNGEHLLDANEVTTTEQFRTCPSTISLDTDLLSPHEGSDKLELINQSPSKPSNIRLGGAKLNNGDLTFQKPLPLTNKPKVSRSVLSSLSKKGDQSDIVFWSALEEQIPSRVRELNTRANLPKHKGASDGIVSNPNSEKRLELEQGKKEGLLALRSIESVTSLPKELQAHRLESDFNALQNDSQHGYSISQQSSWSADIIVDFKNEDFWRTDSNQLDQNGVQSLPSPGNPFTSADGTQFFSHTNPFVIEHSGSSRSSGSSLQEETSFKDLHARTALTNFPSAVPPTDVKAPYLHGSQPLAFSTPSLPTAPNPKPSNFPSPIMLLTTSGATTTTNTHTATLSGLHSSVAGSVTTADTRFLPLETQTADNPLVPLKTSPHPVRPISATLSEPNPEKKPLRPAITTALTSGLEMLKSVTTGQNTPKKQNLEQLKDLGLPDQAAKYYHLTHDELILMLLQREADLSRKETHVRELEDYIDKLLVRIMDQAPTLLQAPLETNK
- the RAB11FIP5 gene encoding rab11 family-interacting protein 5 isoform X2, with translation MAHTDLVTAAYKAVGRDQSRGQVHLVPGTSSYPLILQMSLRPEPDLGWYPTHVQVTILQAKGLRAKGKHGTSDAYTLIQVGREKYSTSVAEKTPGSPEWKEECSFELCPGALERGENCDLQLIVMHRALIGMDQFLGQVTIPLQNVYQEGRSQRNQWYKLHSKPGKREKERGELQVSIQFTRNSLTASMFDLSIKDKPKTPFGKLKDKLKVKKLSQMESSSAIVPSNIGRLDSDDEDEKKPKSKAAAFFKGRLRKSSLTRSNTSLGSDSTISSTSGTIPTTAGISIVLPDVVKKPVSRNSSVSTEPTDKDHEASPRMTHKRAFSDEVGQLKLFPEPKAVQNLKPKGSPISKSSVCINGSHVYTEVPAPKPVPLEKSSPGSKSFHNIVRKAEDVTDVIRGPSQPSEKLETKLLGPSAEGQNTSLKQTPQPKPTNNPVRVENKPVQITTPMVFTEDVSKKKSAEVKAKDEKPKIGLYQGTEKNNPANQSLSEPKPPVPAISEERAKVGAWFGAKDEKEAQHKPSFPSGSIATSEAAERGSSLVEEHSPLTCNEDLNVYSNQGECDNLEVAGGRPEWHLTQSFTSEAAVVSGWEEQFDALASSRLQPTSSNYQHSTEPEDHNITHDFEKYPLSSPLGKQLTADLLRIPQGMDEWLNLQPNNANICWPEILKNEAKKSSELSALPKFPLPYVSSAGPTGLKSLGTLSTDTSSKDQNSLIHAPRSVDTAVLDSYDRMATIQPLLLMEHNMVGGGDVTRLDSPIQTGDSPTMVPIGESALEVVESGIDIHKTQVAKESKEQVSTKPNPERINVDHKVVLNEKVKELIKEQAISTNVGFVAPPKPPRLVLSSSFEEIETEDNCKQTSHQFTTGKQMENPEEHMQEQNMGVYKQMVSPVACCPVIEIGSPVLGAFTEDIQSTTKDLLTNLREENNDLGALNGEHLLDANEVTTTEQFRTCPSTISLDTDLLSPHEGSDKLELINQSPSKPSNIRLGGAKLNNGDLTFQKPLPLTNKPKVSRSVLSSLSKKGDQSDIVFWSALEEQIPSRVRELNTRANLPKHKGASDGIVSNPNSEKRLELEQGKKEGLLALRSIESVTSLPKELQAHRLESDFNALQNDSQHGYSISQQSSWSADIIVDFKNEDFWRTDSNQLDQNGVQSLPSPGNPFTSADGTQFFSHTNPFVIEHSGSSRSSGSSLQEETSFKDLHARTALTNFPSAVPPTDVKAPYLHGSQPLAFSTPSLPTAPNPKPSNFPSPIMLLTTSGATTTTNTHTATLSGLHSSVAGSVTTADTRFLPLETQTADNPLVPLKTSPHPVRPISATLSEPNPEKKPLRPAITTALTSGLEMLKSVTTGQNTPKKQNLEQLKDLGLPDQAAKYYHLTHDELILMLLQREADLSRKETHVRELEDYIDKLLVRIMDQAPTLLQAPLETNK
- the RAB11FIP5 gene encoding rab11 family-interacting protein 5 isoform X1, whose amino-acid sequence is MFRPCCCGDGVRARRNRCGRITDTRIHHTAALTRPKESLPVHLVPGTSSYPLILQMSLRPEPDLGWYPTHVQVTILQAKGLRAKGKHGTSDAYTLIQVGREKYSTSVAEKTPGSPEWKEECSFELCPGALERGENCDLQLIVMHRALIGMDQFLGQVTIPLQNVYQEGRSQRNQWYKLHSKPGKREKERGELQVSIQFTRNSLTASMFDLSIKDKPKTPFGKLKDKLKVKKLSQMESSSAIVPSNIGRLDSDDEDEKKPKSKAAAFFKGRLRKSSLTRSNTSLGSDSTISSTSGTIPTTAGISIVLPDVVKKPVSRNSSVSTEPTDKDHEASPRMTHKRAFSDEVGQLKLFPEPKAVQNLKPKGSPISKSSVCINGSHVYTEVPAPKPVPLEKSSPGSKSFHNIVRKAEDVTDVIRGPSQPSEKLETKLLGPSAEGQNTSLKQTPQPKPTNNPVRVENKPVQITTPMVFTEDVSKKKSAEVKAKDEKPKIGLYQGTEKNNPANQSLSEPKPPVPAISEERAKVGAWFGAKDEKEAQHKPSFPSGSIATSEAAERGSSLVEEHSPLTCNEDLNVYSNQGECDNLEVAGGRPEWHLTQSFTSEAAVVSGWEEQFDALASSRLQPTSSNYQHSTEPEDHNITHDFEKYPLSSPLGKQLTADLLRIPQGMDEWLNLQPNNANICWPEILKNEAKKSSELSALPKFPLPYVSSAGPTGLKSLGTLSTDTSSKDQNSLIHAPRSVDTAVLDSYDRMATIQPLLLMEHNMVGGGDVTRLDSPIQTGDSPTMVPIGESALEVVESGIDIHKTQVAKESKEQVSTKPNPERINVDHKVVLNEKVKELIKEQAISTNVGFVAPPKPPRLVLSSSFEEIETEDNCKQTSHQFTTGKQMENPEEHMQEQNMGVYKQMVSPVACCPVIEIGSPVLGAFTEDIQSTTKDLLTNLREENNDLGALNGEHLLDANEVTTTEQFRTCPSTISLDTDLLSPHEGSDKLELINQSPSKPSNIRLGGAKLNNGDLTFQKPLPLTNKPKVSRSVLSSLSKKGDQSDIVFWSALEEQIPSRVRELNTRANLPKHKGASDGIVSNPNSEKRLELEQGKKEGLLALRSIESVTSLPKELQAHRLESDFNALQNDSQHGYSISQQSSWSADIIVDFKNEDFWRTDSNQLDQNGVQSLPSPGNPFTSADGTQFFSHTNPFVIEHSGSSRSSGSSLQEETSFKDLHARTALTNFPSAVPPTDVKAPYLHGSQPLAFSTPSLPTAPNPKPSNFPSPIMLLTTSGATTTTNTHTATLSGLHSSVAGSVTTADTRFLPLETQTADNPLVPLKTSPHPVRPISATLSEPNPEKKPLRPAITTALTSGLEMLKSVTTGQNTPKKQNLEQLKDLGLPDQAAKYYHLTHDELILMLLQREADLSRKETHVRELEDYIDKLLVRIMDQAPTLLQAPLETNK